GAACAaatgtctccttagcaagtggtTGTTTAATCTTTTTGTCGAGACGGAGGCCACATGGGCTCAGATTTTGCGAAACAAATACCTCCACTCTAGAACCCTGGCCCATGTGACAGTGAGGCCGGCTGATTTGCCTTTTTGGAAAGGAATGATGAGAGTTAAGTCACTCTTTTTCAATAGGACAAGGTTCATCGTTGGAAGCGGTACTGCTacgaggttctgggaggatacgtggctgggGGAGACGCCCCTCGCACTCCAATATCCTTCTTTGTATAACATTGTTCAGCGTAAAGACGCTTACGTCGCAACAGTACTTCAATCCACTCCACTCAATATTCAATTTCGGAGGATGTTAGTGGGTAACCGGTGGGAAGCCTGGCTTActcttgtgagaagattgatggacATCCAGTTGTCTCAACAACCCGATAAATTATACTGAAAACTAACTAAGAATGTAGAGttttcggttaaatccatgtatttggatgtGATTAACTCTAGCGTGATTCCTAGATCGAAACATGTTTGAAAAGTTAAACTACCtttaaaaattaaagtgtttatatggtttgtgcataaacaagttattttaacaaacGATAATTTGGTAAAACGCAATTGGACAGGATCTACAAGATGTAGTTTTTGTGACCAACATgaatcaatcaaacacctctttcttgattgtccTCTGGCAAAAATTATGTGGCGGTCGGTTCACATAACTTTCAACATTACTCCACCGACTtctatcaacacgttatttgggatgtGGCTTGATGGGATAGATACTGCTACATCGAGACACATTCATGtgggagtatgtgctttattgtgggcagtttggaactgcagaaatgatttgatctttaacagaacaacaaacattcattttttgcaggttatcttcagaacCATTGTGTTGattcgtatgtggtcgctactcactccgatgaaggccagggagcgtttgattactgggtctacccgatgggagatgatAGTACGGGATATTTTCAactggtttggatggcggtcatgtagtgCTCCTaccttttgccagccggttgtggccttTTTTTTTTCTGCTTTGCTCTTCGTgagcctttttttgtatttctttgTGCGAGACTTGAAGACTTTTGTTGGACCTTTTGCTTATTAATAAtattggccgtatgcatcattccgATGCAGAGGCTGGGGCGATACCCCCTTTTAAAAAAAAACATAGTTTAGGGTGTACTGCACTATCTGAACTAGATGGATTCAGAGTACGCAAACACCTCGGCGGCCTATCCTGCGGATCATAAGGCCGACCTTAGCTCGATCCCATCTTTTTTGGTGAACTGAACTGAGCCGTTGTTCGACATGTGAGGCATTGGGACAAACATAGTATGTGTAAATCTAAAAATGTGGCATGGAAGTGCTGAGTAGAAAGATACAACCTGTCTTGTTCCTACTTGTCCTCCTATGTCATCTGCCCCAGATCGCAAGAGCCAACGTCGATCCCAGTGGACACCCATAAGGATATTTTTCATTTACCACGGTTCCTTTTTGCACAACAAATCTACTAATTTCCTAGCGTAAATGCCATTCTAATTGGAAGAACAAGGCATTGAAGTTCTTGTACGGAATCTAAAATTGCTTCTCTGTCTTTTGTTGGTCTTTTTTCCTCCAAGAAAGATAATAAATTGCACAAAAAAGTTTCTGCATTTTCTTCAAAAGCTGCAAATCACGCATACATTTTGTGAACAAAAAAAGCAGCAGCCTTCGGACTATGCTAACAATGTTCACATAACGTATTACATAGAGAAATACATATCTAACAATTGTGGCAGCAAATTCActgacggtgatgatgaaattaTGCAACATAGATGCACGTATGTGGCGCCAAGGTAGAAGCTTTCCCATTTTGATGGGTCTAATGGCTTATACTCCAGATGCTCTTTGAGGCACTATACTGGCAGAAATTTAGAAGGGAAAAACATATCTGAAGAAGGCTGATGGCAATGGAGCACTCATTTCCGAGCGCGTGTATATTGCGTAGCTGAAGTCATTTCAGATTTATAACACCTTCCTTATGTTAAGAACCATATAATGCTAAAAGCTAAAGTTTCCATTACTCCTAATAGTAATTTAGGACCAAATCAATTTTTATTCTGATGTGTGCCTGCTATAAAAACGAGAGATTTAGTAATaatgtctactccctccgttccaaaatagatgactcaagttTATACTAACATTAatacaaaattgagtcatctattttagaacggagggagtatatatattaCCGGAGTGATTCCAGATTTGTAACAAACCTCTTGTTCTCAGAAGAAGCAAGACAGTTCTCAAGTTTACATTATTCTAAAACTAGTGACACTTCCAATTTTGGAAAGTAAGCTACAGTAATTAATTTTCACAGCTCCAGCAAACAAGCAAATGGGTGCTTAGTAGCCTACGAAGGTCAAAGGGtacatccacctccgtcctcccggGAGGCTGCAAGTATGACACAAGAAACTGTAGCTAAGAAACAAAGATTTGGCAGAATGTAACAGGGACATCTTCACAAGATTTACAATGTGTATCAGCCTCTCGTTAGGTTGCTTCAAGCAAAAACCAAAACATTTTAACTAAAATTATCCAACCCGCTCAACTCAATATAAAGAATCATAAGCAACACAATCATCATGTATATAAATGCAAGCCCTGTACAGATACGTAAGCGCTTGAAACGTTCCATGTTAATACTTTTACAGCCAGAGCTTCAAGTCCCTCCACAAAAAGAATCAGCGGCAGGCAAGAATCCATGTTAATACTTTTATCGCCGCTCACCTACACTATCAACTAACCAGAGTGGTGCACATTTCCTCACTAGATGTTCCGTGCTGCTCGTTTCCAAAATTTCCTCACTGGATGTCCCACTTCTGCTCCAGAGCGGTGCATATTTTACCTAAACAGCAGGCAGCACTGAGCGGGTAGCTGGAAACTGCAACAAGTTAAGATGTCACTACAGTCTCAAAGAAAACCATGAACAGAAAATATGCGGATCATAAATATAATTTTAATATTCATACTCAGAAAAAATGATAAAGTAGAGTAGTACACCTTGAGACATAATAGAATTATCTACTTGTCCTTCCAAAGAAATTGTAAAATGTAAGCTTATACTTGTGAACTACTTAAAAGCATCCAGGAAAGGGGTGAAATTGCCAGGTTATCCAACATTACCGCCAATAGCCACTGACTAGAGAGTTTCTGGTAAACAAGAGCCCTGTTCTAGATGGCCTGGCAGACATATACCATACTTAACAGTATGTAATAACAAAAATATCAACAAGCTGAACTGAGTGCATCTTATTTTAATATAACTTTGCTGGCTGCAACTAACAGTATGCTAAAAGCGCAAAGTGTCTATTATACAATGTGCATCCTGGGTATAATCATACACTACTATTCTAACAGATTCAAACAATAGCAAAAGCACATTTAATGTGAAAATACGGAATACAATTCTGAAATGTACCAGGTAATTCTCAGGACACAATACTCTTTACACACCAAAAGGTCATATATGGCTACTTACTCTGTATGTAATCATCTGTATATGCACTGTCAATCTTTCCATGAGCCATGGCACCAACCTGGAACATTGTACAGACGAGATGGATTTAGGCACCAGATGATAACAGAGGATGGGACAAAAGTACAAATTAGCTCAACGTCACAGTTGTCACTCACCACAAACACAAGGGCTTCATCATCACTGGATTCGGCAACATAGTCATTCAGTTTAACTGACTTATCCGCACTATATGAAAGGCCTAGGCAGCAAATAAACATCAATCAGCTTCCATGAGCTAACAGGTAGATATTTTACTTTTTCTAATATAATATAAATTCTCACCAATCTTCTTTGAGCCAACAGGCAGATACTGAGTAACAGGATTTTTAATAACATTAAGGAGCTTCTCACGCCTCCCAACTGCAGTAATGCTCAATTTTTGCAATAACTGTGCTGCAGTGTCGCATAAATTACTTGCACTTCAGCACAATTCAGGACAGAAACACAAAGATGAAGAATATTTACTCTTTTGCTATCCGTAACTTACACATCAAGCCACAAAAACGTTTGCATGTGCGTGGCAAGAGAACATTCGGCTTGACCTCAAACAACACCCCCTTTTCTGTCCTAACATAAACAGCTTGTAACCTCCCAGCCTTAGTTAGAGGGCTATCAAATATTGCCAATAGAGCCTGCAAAACAATTCGGAAGAAGATGTTAACTTTTAGAAACAAATCAGGAAGGAATGAGACAAATGATTGGCTGGTTCCATCGACCTTTTCTTTGTCACAGTAtacatatgtactccctctgtaaaactAATATAAGGccttttagatcactaaagtagtgatctaaaaggtcttatattagtttacagatcgAGGGAGTACTTTGTAATCACATAAAGAACACTTTTCAAGGCAACCTAACAACCAACTCAGATTCTCATAGAAATCCTCAATTTGCACCAAACAGGGGTCAACCACAGAAAGACAAGAAAAAATTCCTAACGCATATATGCATCATCTAGGGGGAGAGAGAGATACAGTGACAGGAGAGACAAAGGGACAGACAGTACTCTAAGAGAAAATTCTGTGCTTGATTACCTTGCAATACAAGTATACAAGACAGATTACTAAATGGAAGATAAACGGAATAGCTTTCTAGTTATATGCCAGTAGTAGTCCAAAGAAATAAAAAAAACAAGAATTTACAATACCTGGTAAATGATATCAGGCCTATAATCAGCAGGATTCCGATTATGCTTCCTCAAATAATTCGCATGATTGTCCGAGTTCAAGATTTGCATAGTCTATACAAAATTACAAGGAGAGATGTCAAAACAAACATACATGTACAGCAAACATTTGTTTGGTGGAAAACGTATTGCCCACTTTAATCATCTGATTGTTCCAGGAAACAC
This portion of the Triticum dicoccoides isolate Atlit2015 ecotype Zavitan chromosome 7A, WEW_v2.0, whole genome shotgun sequence genome encodes:
- the LOC119333589 gene encoding ribosomal RNA small subunit methyltransferase nep-1-like; this encodes MGRRYAAKGKKKRKLEDGVASRADDAQELPPPEGDEGKGEEDATEGDETVEVAEGIPVLPRPVDGRKRPRAIFVLERACLEVGKVGKTMQILNSDNHANYLRKHNRNPADYRPDIIYQALLAIFDSPLTKAGRLQAVYVRTEKGVLFEVKPNVLLPRTCKRFCGLMSQLLQKLSITAVGRREKLLNVIKNPVTQYLPVGSKKIGLSYSADKSVKLNDYVAESSDDEALVFVVGAMAHGKIDSAYTDDYIQISSYPLSAACCLGKICTALEQKWDIQ